The Drosophila sechellia strain sech25 chromosome 2L, ASM438219v1, whole genome shotgun sequence region GAATCTCCTTTCAAAACACCTTGATACCTCTGTCAAGCATTTCGTgtacattttttgaaaataaattcgCAGACCCGCTAAAAAAGTAGCTGGTATGTTTCGGTATATTGAATACCGCTTGTACATTTTTTGGCGTTCCGTCTGCGTTCACACTGACCTCCGTAAGGTTATCGGCATAATTTTGTAAATTCTCGACTTTGCCGTTTTTCGACTCGATTCGCTTGTCAAAATTCCGAAAGACGCGCCGCCGTTAGATCCACTTCACCAACGCGCGTTGCCACATCACTTGGATTAGGATTCCCCAGGCAGACCAACGATAAAGGACGAATATGCTGCGCTCCCTTGCAACAACACGAAACGAACTTGGGGCCCTTCGCTCCGTGCTCCTGCGATCGAATAACGCCACCTATGTCCGCCGATCGACGGGAAATGTGGTAGTGCGCGCCCTCAGCAGCCAGCTGATCAACTCCCGGAATCTCCAGAGCATCAGGTAAAGATCTCCCAATTCTCCCCGCTTTCGTTGAGGTTAGAAATGGTTGTGTAATATTGCAAAATGCGTATACTGCAGCGGGATTATGTGGGACCTGCGGGGGGCGATGATTGACAGTCCCGTGTCCAACTATTTAGCATCCATCTCTTATTccccaaaaacacacacatacccaTGCGATTTGGGTCTGTGGTGCGTGCTCCACTGCTGATTTGGTTTATGGCCAAGGTCGAATACACGCTTCCCTATATCGCATGATGCGTGATAGTGTTTCGGCTGGCTGATAAGCTGGAAAATTCCGTCTAATGATTTAATGGGTCGCTCTTTTTGGGTTCCATTGTTTACATCTGACGAGTGGCCGATCGAACGCCTAAATGTGTAGATAGTACAAGAGTGTGGGTAcgtaaacaacaacaaactaaCAGCTGATAGAGCGTCCATAAATTAACCCATCCAAAATGCTTTCATTAACATGGTCAGGTAAATTTGTAATTATAACAGGTCATACAAAAATTACACCGTTAAGAATCAGAAGTAAAAATACTTTCCAAGgattctatatatgtatataaccATATTGCAAGTAATACACCTATACCATTTATGCAATATTaccaaattaataatttataatgaatTATTATGTTTCCTAATAGTGGATACAATCCAATGCAACCCACTTTAAAAAACGAACTTGAAACTAAACTAGTTTTGTTTGAATATCGCGCAGGTCGAAACTTAACACTAGCCAGTCACCGGTCACATGGAGCTACAACTTCGCCCGTGCCTATGCAAACCTTCCGGAACACATCAGGGTGCCACTGCCCGCGCTTTCACCCACTATGGAGCGCGGATCGATTGTCAGCTGGGAGAAGAAGGAGGGCGACAAGCTCAACGAAGGTACGTACGCTACCAAAATAACAGAATCCCAGGATCAAATTTATGACACCTTGATTTCAGGTGACTTGCTGTGCGAGATTGAGACGGACAAGGCCACCATGGGCTTCGAAACGCCTGAGGAGGGCTTTCTGGCAAAGATTCTCATCCAGGGCGGCACCAAGGACGTTCCCGTGGGCCAGCTGCTGTGCATTATCGTGCCGGACCAAGGCAGCGTAGCTGCCTTCGCAAACTTCAAGGACGACGGTGCCGCCGCAGCACCAGCTGCACCggcagcagctccagctccagcacccgcagcagcagcagcaccgccaccaccacccgcCGCAGCTCCAGTTGCCGCTGCGCCCCCACCAGCTCccgctgctgctccagctgcagcAGGTACGGGCCGTGTGTATGCCAGTCCCATGGCCAAGCGACTAGCCGAGGCACAACAGCTGCGTCTACAAGGTTGTTTAATCCTAACTGATGCCACATTTACACACATCCTGTCCCATTTCGCAATGCATGCATCGCCTGACTAAAACCCATCATAATCATTCGTTACAGATGACAAAACCTCTCATATACACTATCCAAACGTACACCTTTTCATATAGCACCCTTTGTCCAATTGTTCCGTTACTAATCCGCGGCTTTTGTGTGCAGGCAAGGGCAGTGGAGTCCATGGCTCAATTAAATCTGGTGATCTTGCAGGCCAGAAACCAGCAGCCAAGCCAGCTGCTGCGGCACCTGCCAAGGCACCCAAGGCAGCTGGAACGCGCTACGAGGACATCCCGGTGACCAACATGCGCGCAGTGATTGCCAAACGCCTGCTGGAGTCAAAGACCCAACTGCCTCACTACTACGTCACTGTGCAATGCCAAGTGGATAAGGTGGGTAATCACGAAAATATTTCCttccaaataaaaatgtaatttaaatgaaatgattACAGCTCCTGAAGTTCCGCGCGAAGGTGAACAAGAAGTACGAGAAGCAGGGTGCCCGCGTCTCTGTGAACGACTTCATTATCAAGGCCGTGGCCATCGCCAGTCTTAGGGTTCCCGAAGCGAACTCCGCCTGGATGGACACTGTAATCCGCAAGTACGACGACGTCGACGTTTCTGTTGCTGTCTCCACAGATAAGGGTCTGATTACCCCGATTGTCTTCAATGCCGACCGCAAGGGAGTCCTGGAGATCTCCAAGGATGTCAAGGCTCTGGCAGCCAAGGCGCGCGACAACAAACTGCAGCCCCACGAATTCCAGGGTGGCACCATCTCGGTTTCTAATCTGGGCATGTTCGGTAtgggaaattcaaataaaaagcCCGGTCTCAATTTGCTAATTAATACGTTATTCTACCACAGGTGTGAACCAGTTTGCCGCTGTCATCAACCCTCCTCAATCGT contains the following coding sequences:
- the LOC6611530 gene encoding dihydrolipoyllysine-residue acetyltransferase component of pyruvate dehydrogenase complex, mitochondrial isoform X1, with amino-acid sequence MLRSLATTRNELGALRSVLLRSNNATYVRRSTGNVVVRALSSQLINSRNLQSIRSKLNTSQSPVTWSYNFARAYANLPEHIRVPLPALSPTMERGSIVSWEKKEGDKLNEGDLLCEIETDKATMGFETPEEGFLAKILIQGGTKDVPVGQLLCIIVPDQGSVAAFANFKDDGAAAAPAAPAAAPAPAPAAAAAPPPPPAAAPVAAAPPPAPAAAPAAAGTGRVYASPMAKRLAEAQQLRLQGKGSGVHGSIKSGDLAGQKPAAKPAAAAPAKAPKAAGTRYEDIPVTNMRAVIAKRLLESKTQLPHYYVTVQCQVDKLLKFRAKVNKKYEKQGARVSVNDFIIKAVAIASLRVPEANSAWMDTVIRKYDDVDVSVAVSTDKGLITPIVFNADRKGVLEISKDVKALAAKARDNKLQPHEFQGGTISVSNLGMFGVNQFAAVINPPQSCILAIGTTTKQLVADPDSLKGFKEVNMLTVTLSADHRVVDGAVAARWLQHFRDYMEDPSNMVL
- the LOC6611530 gene encoding dihydrolipoyllysine-residue acetyltransferase component of pyruvate dehydrogenase complex, mitochondrial isoform X2, whose product is MLRSLATTRNELGALRSVLLRSNNATYVRRSTGNVVVRALSSQLINSRNLQSIRSKLNTSQSPVTWSYNFARAYANLPEHIRVPLPALSPTMERGSIVSWEKKEGDKLNEGDLLCEIETDKATMGFETPEEGFLAKILIQGGTKDVPVGQLLCIIVPDQGSVAAFANFKDDGAAAAPAAPAAAPAPAPAAAAAPPPPPAAAPVAAAPPPAPAAAPAAAGTGRVYASPMAKRLAEAQQLRLQGQKPAAKPAAAAPAKAPKAAGTRYEDIPVTNMRAVIAKRLLESKTQLPHYYVTVQCQVDKLLKFRAKVNKKYEKQGARVSVNDFIIKAVAIASLRVPEANSAWMDTVIRKYDDVDVSVAVSTDKGLITPIVFNADRKGVLEISKDVKALAAKARDNKLQPHEFQGGTISVSNLGMFGVNQFAAVINPPQSCILAIGTTTKQLVADPDSLKGFKEVNMLTVTLSADHRVVDGAVAARWLQHFRDYMEDPSNMVL